In the genome of Streptomyces sp. Tu 3180, the window CAACACGGTCGAGGGCCCCACCATCTACGGCTCCCTCGCGGCCCCCGTCGCCGTCCTGCTGTGGATCGGCGTGTCCGCGTTCGCCGTCCTCGTCGGCGCCGCGGTCAACGCCGCCATCGACCGCGTCTGGCCGGCCGCGGCGACGGCCGCGGCCCGCGAGGCCAACGAGCGGCTGCGCCAGGCCCAGGTCGCCGAGTACGTCGCCCGCACCGCCGCCGCGGCCGGCGGGGCCGACCCCGACATGCCCTCCGAGTTCCCCGAACGCTGGTCCCGCTTCCTGCCGCCGGAGGACGTCACGGCACGGCTGCGCACGCACGTGAGGACCACCCACCAAAGGAACGGGGAGGGACCGGCGGACGACGAGGAGAAGTGAGGCGCCGGCCCCCTCCGGGCCGGCGTCACCCCTTCCAGGTGCCGGCCGCCGCCTCCTCCCGCACGAAGTCGGCGAAGTCCCGCGGCTCCCGCCCCAGCACCCGCCGCACCCCGTCCTCCAGGTGCGCGTTGCGGCCGTCGAGCAGGTCCTCGAACAACCCGGTGAGGAAGCCGGCCTCCTCCCGCTCCACCCCGAGGGCGAGCAGCGCCTCGCCGTAGTCGTGCGCCGGCACCGCCCGGTACGTCAGCGGGCGTCCCGCCGCCGCGGCGATCTCCGCCACCGCCTCCCGCCAGGTGAGCAGCCGGGGCCCCGTCACCGTGAGCGTCCGCCCCGCGTACCGCTCCCCGTCCGTCAGCGCGGCCACCACCACGTCCGCGACGTCCCGCAGGTCCACGAACGGCTCGGGCACCTCACCGGCCGGGAACACCAGCTCCCCGCTCCGGCGCAGCTCCTCCGCCAGCGGTCCCTCGCTGAAGTTCTGCGCGAACCAGGCGGCCCGCACGACCGTCCGGTCCGCGCCGGACGCGTGCAGCGCCTCCTCGGTGGGCAGCGCCTGGTCCTCGCCCCGGGCGGACAGCAGCACCAGCCGCCGCACGCCGAGGGCGAGCGCCTCGCGGGCGAGGTCGCCGACCGCCTCGGCGGCGCCGGGGGCGCCCACGTCCGAGGGATGGACGAGATACGCCGCGTCGGCGCCGCGCAGGGTGTCCGCCCAGGTCGAACGGTCCCCCCAGTCGAATCCGGTCGCCCGCGACGCCGCCCGCACGGTGAGCCCCGCCGCCCGGGCGGCCCGCGCCACCCGGCTGCCCGTACGCCCCCGCGCGCCCGTCACCACGACCGTCGTGTTCCCGGTGTCCTGTGTCATGCCGACGAGTCAACTCCCGTCCACCGCACGGGACCATCGTCGAACGGCTCCGTCCCATGAGCCTGCGTCTACGCTGACCCCATGGACGCTCTCACCGGCCTGCTGGAGGGCCCCCGCGCCCGCGGCGCGTTCATGATCAGGGCGTGCTTCGACCCGCCGTGGGCGATCCGCGTCGAGGACGAGGCCCCGCTGACGGTGATGCTGCCGGTCCGCGGCGAGGCGTGGGTCCTGCCGGACCGGGGCGAGCGGCTGCGGCTGCGCCCCGGCGACCTCGCCGTCGCGCGCGGCCCGGACCCGTACACCTGCGCCGACGCCCCCGGCACGGCGCCCCAGGCGCTGATCCTGCCGGGCGGGGAGTGCCACTACCCCGACGGCCGCCCCCTCAACGGCGTCATGGACCTCGGCGTCCGCACCTGGGGCGACCGGCCGGACGGCGGGACGGTGCTGCTGATCGGCACGTACCGGATGCGGGGCGAGATCGGCGGCCGGCTGCTGGACGCCCTGCCGCCGCTGCTCTCCCTCACCGCCGACGTGTGGGACTGTCCGCTCACCCCGCTCCTCACGGAGGAGATCGTGCGCGACGCACCGGGGCAGGAGGTCGTCCTGGACCGGCTGCTCGACCTGCTGGTCATCGCCGCCCTGCGGGCCTGGTTCGCCCGGCCGCAGGCGCAGCCGCCCGCCTGGTACCGGGCGCAGGCGGACCCGGTCGTCGGCCCCGTGCTGCGCCTGCTCCAGGACGACCCCGCGCACCCCTGGACGGTCGCCGCGCTCGCCGCGAAGGCCGGCGTCTCGCGCGCCGCCCTGGCCCGCCGCTTCACGGACCTCGTCGGCGAGCCCCCGATGACGTACCTCACCGGCTGGCGCCTCGCCCTCGCCGCGGACCGGCTGCGCGACACCGACGACACGATCGGCGCCATCGCCCGCCGGGTCGGCTACGGCAGCGCGTTCTCCCTGTCGACGGCCTTCAAGCGGACGTACGGGGTCAGCCCGCAGGACTGGCGGACGGCGTAGCCTCGGCGGCATGTACGGCGAACGGGCGTCGCGGCTGGCCGGCGCGGCCGTGTGGACCAGCACCCCGTCCGGGACCGGGGAGGGCCGGGT includes:
- a CDS encoding NmrA family transcriptional regulator, whose translation is MTQDTGNTTVVVTGARGRTGSRVARAARAAGLTVRAASRATGFDWGDRSTWADTLRGADAAYLVHPSDVGAPGAAEAVGDLAREALALGVRRLVLLSARGEDQALPTEEALHASGADRTVVRAAWFAQNFSEGPLAEELRRSGELVFPAGEVPEPFVDLRDVADVVVAALTDGERYAGRTLTVTGPRLLTWREAVAEIAAAAGRPLTYRAVPAHDYGEALLALGVEREEAGFLTGLFEDLLDGRNAHLEDGVRRVLGREPRDFADFVREEAAAGTWKG
- a CDS encoding AraC family transcriptional regulator, yielding MDALTGLLEGPRARGAFMIRACFDPPWAIRVEDEAPLTVMLPVRGEAWVLPDRGERLRLRPGDLAVARGPDPYTCADAPGTAPQALILPGGECHYPDGRPLNGVMDLGVRTWGDRPDGGTVLLIGTYRMRGEIGGRLLDALPPLLSLTADVWDCPLTPLLTEEIVRDAPGQEVVLDRLLDLLVIAALRAWFARPQAQPPAWYRAQADPVVGPVLRLLQDDPAHPWTVAALAAKAGVSRAALARRFTDLVGEPPMTYLTGWRLALAADRLRDTDDTIGAIARRVGYGSAFSLSTAFKRTYGVSPQDWRTA